A stretch of Eubalaena glacialis isolate mEubGla1 chromosome 10, mEubGla1.1.hap2.+ XY, whole genome shotgun sequence DNA encodes these proteins:
- the LOC133099393 gene encoding ras-related protein Rab-9A-like, translated as MAGKSSLFKVILLGDGGVGKSSLMKRDVTNKFDAQLFHTIGVEFLNKDLEVDGHFVAMQIWDTAGQERFRSLRTPFYRGSDCCLLTFSVDDSQSFQNLSNWKKEFIYYADVKEPESFPFVILGNKVDISERQVSAEEAQAWCRDNGDYPYFETSAKDATNVAAAFEEAVRRVLATEDGSDHLIQTDTVSLHRKPKPSSSCC; from the coding sequence ATGGCAGGAAAATCAtcgctttttaaagtaattctccTTGGAGATGGTGGAGTTGGGAAGAGTTCTCTAATGAAGAGAGATGTGACTAATAAGTTTGATGCCCAGCTCTTCCATACAATAGGtgtggaatttttaaataaagatttggaggtggatggacattttgttgCCATGCAGATTTGGGACACGGCCGGTCAAGAGCGGTTCAGAAGCCTGAGGACGCCATTTTACAGAGGTTCTGACTGTTGCCTGCTAACTTTTAGCGTCGATGATTCTCAAAGCTTCCAGAATTTGAGTAACTGGAAGAAAGAATTCATATATTATGCGGATGTGAAAGAGCCCGAAAGCTTTCCTTTTGTGATTTTGGGTAACAAGGTTGACATCAGCGAGCGGCAGGTGTCTGCAGAAGAAGCTCAAGCCTGGTGCAGGGACAACGGCGACTATCCTTACTTTGAAACAAGTGCAAAAGATGCCACGAATGTGGCAGCGGCCTTTGAGGAAGCAGTTCGAAGAGTGCTTGCTACCGAGGATGGGTCGGATCACTTGATTCAGACAGACACAGTCAGTCTGCACCGAAAGCCCAAGCCCAGCTCATCTTGCTGTTGA